A genome region from Fodinibius salicampi includes the following:
- a CDS encoding TonB-dependent receptor — translation MRYLTLLLIFCLYGIFPAELYGQTTNKGELSGQTIDRNSEEPLGYVYLHLEELNRTVTAHSDGSFSFQNISPGSYTLSATRIGYQAVSQTITIEANETTEITVSLKPSALSSEAIEVVGAAEQSSAGNLEHASKTIQGTDLRQNLGTTLSATMDDLPGINSRSMGSAPARPVIRGLGGERVLILQDGERTGDVSSQSADHAVTVDPMAAEEIELARGPAALEYGANAIGGVVNVVRNQISSSLPDHFHGTASLQGKSVNTGTVAALNVGGPIGSDLALKIDGNLRSARNLKTPEGTLTNSDIFSTNNSIGISYLRPWGYAGLAGSMYLNNYGIPPDPNGGHEHGVDIEIEKYQTEGKTKIALDNETFKSIKVTFSHKSYYHKEIENSGAIGTEYGVLTTNSKIITQHQSWGFLDEGTIGFWGETKNYAVNGTQTPDSDAHSLAGFVVEEKDIGALHLEAGIRFELTQSIPEEEYSASIGEIRERTFSGLSTSASVIYDLGHGFFSGATFMHSFRAPSQEELYSEGPHLASYSYEVGNPDLNPERGLGKELFIRHKTTSSTAEIGVYHNSFNSYIYPRNTGEPSSRFPSLNVYQFTGVDALFQGVETSYQIEFLNNWVMSGSLSYTHAKRKAVNEGWQPLPQIPPLQGNIGLKYTVGGFQLGGKTTIAARQDRTGEFEGPTDGYTVFNLFGQYRFESSGFLHTVSLNGENLFNRTYRNHLSRIKDLMPEPGRNISLLYRIYF, via the coding sequence ATGCGATACCTTACTCTTTTACTCATATTCTGTTTATATGGAATATTTCCAGCTGAATTATATGGTCAAACAACTAATAAAGGAGAACTTTCGGGCCAAACAATAGATCGTAACTCAGAAGAACCACTCGGCTATGTTTATCTCCATTTGGAAGAATTAAACCGTACGGTTACCGCTCATTCCGATGGCTCTTTTTCTTTCCAAAATATTTCTCCCGGGTCCTATACCCTGTCGGCTACTCGCATTGGATACCAGGCCGTATCCCAGACTATTACCATTGAAGCTAATGAAACTACAGAAATCACGGTATCACTAAAACCCTCTGCCCTCAGCTCGGAAGCAATTGAAGTAGTAGGAGCTGCCGAGCAGTCCTCTGCTGGCAACCTTGAACATGCTTCAAAAACCATACAGGGAACAGATCTTCGCCAAAATTTAGGTACTACTCTTTCTGCAACTATGGATGATCTGCCGGGTATCAATTCTCGATCCATGGGATCGGCACCTGCCCGACCGGTCATCCGGGGACTGGGTGGTGAACGTGTACTTATCCTGCAGGATGGGGAACGTACGGGTGATGTATCATCACAATCGGCTGACCATGCTGTTACAGTAGATCCTATGGCTGCCGAAGAAATTGAACTTGCCCGTGGCCCCGCAGCTCTTGAATATGGTGCAAATGCGATCGGGGGGGTGGTTAATGTTGTTCGAAATCAAATTTCCTCATCTCTGCCCGACCATTTCCACGGCACAGCCAGCCTGCAGGGAAAGTCTGTCAATACAGGAACTGTAGCAGCTCTGAATGTCGGAGGACCAATTGGCAGTGATCTTGCTCTAAAAATTGATGGGAATCTACGTTCTGCTCGTAACCTTAAAACGCCCGAAGGAACACTCACTAACTCTGATATCTTTTCTACTAATAATTCAATAGGAATCAGCTACTTACGACCTTGGGGCTATGCCGGGCTTGCGGGAAGTATGTATTTGAATAACTATGGTATCCCCCCTGACCCAAATGGTGGACATGAACATGGCGTTGATATTGAAATCGAAAAATATCAGACAGAAGGAAAAACAAAAATAGCTCTTGATAACGAAACATTTAAGTCTATAAAAGTTACCTTCTCTCATAAAAGCTACTACCATAAAGAAATTGAAAATAGTGGAGCGATAGGAACTGAATATGGTGTTCTTACTACGAATAGCAAGATTATAACCCAACACCAAAGCTGGGGATTTCTCGATGAGGGGACAATAGGTTTTTGGGGAGAAACCAAAAATTATGCCGTCAACGGTACACAGACGCCAGATTCTGATGCTCATAGTTTGGCCGGTTTTGTTGTAGAGGAAAAAGATATTGGAGCTCTTCACCTTGAAGCGGGTATTCGTTTCGAACTAACTCAATCCATACCGGAGGAAGAATACAGCGCATCTATTGGAGAGATACGTGAACGCACTTTTTCCGGCCTTTCTACTTCAGCTTCCGTTATATATGATTTGGGACATGGTTTCTTTTCCGGAGCTACATTTATGCACTCTTTTAGGGCGCCCTCCCAGGAAGAACTCTATTCCGAAGGGCCGCACCTGGCTTCCTACTCTTATGAGGTTGGCAATCCGGACCTAAATCCCGAACGAGGATTGGGTAAGGAACTATTTATCCGTCACAAAACAACTTCATCCACCGCAGAAATAGGTGTATATCATAATTCTTTTAACAGCTATATCTATCCGCGTAACACGGGAGAGCCCAGCTCACGATTTCCTTCGTTAAATGTATATCAGTTTACAGGTGTGGATGCCTTATTTCAAGGAGTTGAAACCTCCTATCAGATCGAGTTTCTTAACAATTGGGTAATGTCGGGATCTCTCAGCTATACCCATGCTAAACGCAAAGCAGTGAATGAAGGATGGCAGCCGCTACCACAGATTCCTCCTCTACAGGGTAACATCGGTCTGAAATATACCGTCGGAGGTTTCCAATTAGGAGGAAAAACCACAATTGCTGCCCGGCAAGACAGAACTGGTGAATTTGAAGGCCCCACAGATGGCTATACAGTATTTAATTTGTTCGGGCAATACAGATTTGAATCCAGTGGCTTCCTTCATACCGTATCACTGAATGGTGAAAATCTCTTCAATAGAACTTACCGCAACCATTTATCGCGCATCAAAGACTTAATGCCCGAACCCGGTAGAAATATCTCACTACTCTACCGAATCTATTTTTAA
- a CDS encoding LEA type 2 family protein, which produces MISNSLSLSGISLRTTCLFLALIILGGCSTIQEITNSIQKPKVSVANVRVTDFNFSQMELTYVIKVENPNAVAVEMIGYDYNLDINEHPFINGDQSKTMTIEASGESIFEVPMTLNFPDLYRTASELVNEDESSYQFLSHLRFDLPIIGTTGIPVKKSGNIPLLKLPKLSMQSIEVNNLNLSSADLTLKLGFNNPNGFGMDIGQLNYDLIVNGSQWADGTALQDVKVKENGLTELEIPISLNVTQIGTSAYQILTGSENLDYQFQGNFQFNVGHELLGSTNFDFNRSGKIPVNR; this is translated from the coding sequence ATGATATCAAATAGTCTTTCCCTATCAGGCATTTCCCTCCGAACAACATGCCTATTTCTTGCACTAATTATTCTCGGCGGATGTTCAACGATCCAGGAAATCACTAATAGTATTCAGAAACCAAAAGTATCGGTAGCTAATGTTCGAGTCACTGATTTTAACTTCAGCCAGATGGAATTGACCTATGTTATCAAGGTAGAGAATCCCAATGCAGTGGCTGTGGAAATGATAGGTTACGACTATAATCTGGATATTAACGAACATCCTTTTATTAATGGCGACCAATCTAAAACGATGACCATTGAAGCATCGGGAGAAAGTATCTTTGAAGTGCCCATGACGCTGAACTTTCCGGATTTATATAGGACCGCTTCGGAGTTGGTAAATGAAGATGAGAGTTCTTACCAGTTTCTAAGTCATTTACGGTTCGACCTTCCCATAATTGGCACGACGGGAATCCCGGTCAAAAAGTCCGGGAATATACCCCTGCTTAAATTGCCAAAGCTTAGTATGCAAAGTATAGAAGTCAATAACCTTAACCTATCCAGTGCGGATCTTACCCTTAAACTTGGATTTAATAATCCCAATGGATTTGGAATGGATATCGGCCAGCTCAATTATGATCTCATAGTTAATGGAAGCCAGTGGGCAGACGGGACGGCGTTGCAGGATGTTAAAGTCAAAGAGAATGGGTTAACCGAACTCGAAATTCCTATATCACTGAACGTTACGCAAATTGGTACTTCGGCCTATCAAATACTTACGGGATCAGAAAATCTGGATTATCAATTCCAGGGGAACTTTCAATTCAATGTAGGCCACGAGTTGCTGGGCAGTACTAACTTTGATTTCAACCGTTCAGGGAAAATACCCGTTAACAGATAA
- a CDS encoding serine/threonine-protein kinase, protein MEQIHHYDIEHELGAGQHGTVYYATDTRLKRPVVIKIVHPKRAKEKHIRERILEEARIASAIQHPNVSAIYEVGEFDKRPYIVMQYVPGRTLKELLEGGPLNLQFALSISIQISDGLAEAHKLDILHRDLKPANIMVTDGGLVKILDFGLAKRLGTTEVIAHEENSPNFKNGDQEQLSSRFGTTAYMAPEQFITLRSSKQSDIFSLGIILYEIITGEHPFLVGDRNDEMLIVQSIRSRKPAPPQEHRPEIPDTLNNLIMQAIDKQPTNRFESVAALHEGLKTLMKSMEFEKGMIPGESSALLPSPSSPRTKSSKSGDKKNTGFFSMLTEFFLQKDRKEVSENSIAVLPFKQVKENGHTRYFGLAMADAIATRLSQNSSVVIRPPGTFLSLSDQTVDEIEAGHKLQTEYVLTGSFFSDDDGFTLNWQLLEVNSQSIKAGDTISVPSFDLVKVQSEITDAVFDTLFSLGKLEKNHKKTSLDNLPIDLSEQYLEAQALLSRFLWGSNNPKDLKEGKEKFEEVLDQAPNFAAAHAGLGRTHLNYVTNGFGGPTHFMKAQRHLEKALELDPDNVEAKLQRAYTYLWRGEKEQARRDIQYLLNHHSNNSEVLLGAGIIIQLEGLHREALRLLGMALQDNPAAATQIYNRRARLNHYLGQMDLAWLEVNKGLTLEPDHSLLRTTEGYLYFREGAYEKAIPILESVIENEPNRRVTYPTLAMCYVRNGQREKASELITDELLSIASTDCEMAHRLATYCVVDGNTSEALHWLRKAIYLGYENYPWIAENPAWETLHDNEEFNDIRSDLERVYKRNREHWEKFLAKFWS, encoded by the coding sequence ATGGAACAGATTCACCATTACGATATAGAACATGAATTAGGTGCAGGGCAACACGGAACGGTTTATTATGCCACCGACACCCGGCTTAAGCGGCCAGTAGTTATTAAGATTGTACACCCGAAACGGGCAAAGGAAAAGCATATACGAGAACGAATTTTAGAAGAAGCGCGAATTGCCTCCGCCATTCAACATCCTAATGTAAGTGCTATCTATGAAGTAGGAGAATTTGATAAGCGTCCCTACATCGTAATGCAATACGTACCGGGACGCACCCTTAAAGAATTACTGGAAGGAGGTCCTTTGAACCTCCAGTTTGCTTTGTCAATAAGCATTCAAATTTCCGATGGACTGGCGGAAGCTCATAAGCTTGATATTCTCCATCGGGATCTCAAACCAGCCAATATTATGGTTACTGACGGGGGACTAGTCAAGATTCTCGACTTTGGACTTGCCAAGCGGCTCGGCACCACCGAGGTTATTGCACATGAAGAGAATTCCCCTAATTTTAAAAATGGAGATCAGGAACAATTATCCTCTCGTTTTGGGACAACCGCCTATATGGCCCCCGAACAGTTTATCACCCTGCGTAGCAGTAAACAATCAGATATCTTTTCACTGGGGATTATACTATATGAAATTATTACCGGGGAACACCCTTTTCTGGTTGGTGACCGTAATGATGAGATGCTCATCGTCCAATCTATACGCTCAAGGAAACCGGCTCCTCCCCAAGAACATCGACCGGAGATTCCGGATACGTTAAATAATCTCATTATGCAAGCCATTGACAAACAACCTACCAATCGGTTTGAGTCAGTCGCAGCCCTCCATGAAGGACTTAAAACACTTATGAAAAGCATGGAGTTTGAGAAGGGAATGATTCCGGGTGAAAGCTCTGCTTTGCTTCCCTCGCCTTCTTCTCCTCGAACAAAAAGTTCAAAAAGCGGAGATAAGAAAAATACGGGCTTTTTTTCTATGCTTACAGAATTTTTCCTTCAAAAAGATCGCAAGGAAGTTTCCGAGAATTCTATTGCGGTCTTACCCTTTAAACAGGTAAAAGAAAACGGACATACCCGTTATTTTGGATTGGCGATGGCCGATGCCATAGCAACACGACTATCCCAAAATTCCTCCGTAGTAATTCGTCCACCGGGTACCTTCCTTTCCCTTTCAGATCAAACTGTTGATGAAATTGAAGCAGGACACAAACTTCAGACTGAATATGTATTAACCGGCTCATTTTTCAGTGATGATGATGGGTTTACCCTTAACTGGCAACTCCTGGAGGTAAACTCACAGAGCATAAAAGCCGGAGATACCATCTCTGTTCCCTCTTTTGATCTGGTAAAAGTGCAAAGTGAGATAACAGATGCGGTATTTGATACGCTCTTTAGTCTTGGCAAACTGGAAAAAAATCATAAGAAAACTTCGCTCGATAATCTTCCTATTGATTTGTCGGAACAATACTTGGAAGCACAGGCACTATTATCTCGCTTTTTATGGGGATCCAATAATCCCAAAGACCTAAAGGAAGGCAAAGAAAAATTTGAAGAAGTTCTCGACCAAGCCCCTAATTTTGCGGCAGCTCATGCCGGACTCGGCAGAACCCATCTGAATTATGTGACTAATGGCTTTGGCGGTCCAACTCATTTTATGAAGGCCCAGCGCCATCTTGAAAAAGCTCTTGAGCTGGATCCGGATAATGTGGAAGCCAAACTTCAACGCGCGTATACCTATTTATGGAGAGGGGAAAAAGAGCAAGCCCGCCGCGATATTCAGTACCTGCTTAACCATCATAGCAATAACTCTGAAGTTCTTTTAGGAGCCGGTATCATTATCCAACTGGAGGGACTTCACCGGGAAGCTCTTCGCCTGCTGGGGATGGCCCTGCAAGATAACCCAGCTGCCGCTACACAGATATACAATCGCCGGGCCCGCTTAAACCACTATCTGGGGCAGATGGATCTGGCCTGGCTGGAAGTCAATAAGGGACTTACGCTCGAGCCGGACCATTCATTGCTGCGCACTACGGAAGGATATCTTTATTTCCGGGAAGGAGCGTATGAAAAAGCAATTCCTATATTGGAATCTGTTATTGAAAATGAACCTAACAGGCGGGTTACTTATCCAACATTGGCAATGTGTTATGTTCGGAACGGGCAGCGTGAAAAAGCGTCTGAGCTGATCACTGATGAACTGCTCAGCATCGCCTCAACAGATTGTGAAATGGCACACCGGCTGGCCACTTATTGTGTAGTGGATGGAAATACTTCCGAAGCACTGCACTGGCTTCGTAAGGCGATTTACCTAGGCTATGAGAACTATCCCTGGATTGCCGAAAACCCTGCCTGGGAGACCCTTCACGATAATGAAGAATTTAATGATATTCGCTCTGATCTGGAACGCGTTTACAAGCGTAACCGGGAGCACTGGGAAAAATTTCTGGCCAAATTCTGGTCATAA
- a CDS encoding DUF4168 domain-containing protein — protein sequence MKSISMTHTLKYISSLILVITLVSCQSDDSADQTAQQQASQQQQSQQMPGQMGQQQAAPDVDLSEEEAETFADAIIAAQKVQAGAQQELVSIIEDEGLDIQTYQKIAQASQQGQEPADSVIEDGDMDKFDSANESIKEAQQGIQSDVADAVEEAGMEMERFQEINRAVQQDPELQKQIRQKLQEKMGGMQQQPQQQPSNQ from the coding sequence ATGAAAAGTATCTCGATGACTCATACTCTTAAATATATATCGTCCTTAATCTTAGTAATTACCCTTGTTAGCTGCCAAAGTGATGACTCTGCTGATCAAACGGCCCAGCAACAAGCCTCACAACAGCAACAATCACAACAAATGCCCGGCCAAATGGGACAGCAGCAGGCTGCTCCGGATGTAGACCTTTCAGAAGAAGAGGCTGAAACCTTTGCCGATGCTATCATTGCCGCTCAAAAAGTCCAGGCAGGTGCTCAACAAGAATTGGTCTCTATTATTGAAGACGAGGGGCTTGATATCCAAACCTATCAAAAAATTGCCCAAGCTTCCCAACAGGGACAAGAACCAGCAGACAGCGTTATTGAAGATGGAGATATGGATAAGTTTGATAGCGCAAATGAATCTATTAAAGAAGCCCAGCAAGGAATCCAATCGGATGTAGCCGATGCTGTTGAAGAAGCAGGAATGGAGATGGAACGGTTCCAGGAAATTAATCGGGCCGTCCAACAAGATCCCGAACTTCAGAAGCAAATACGACAAAAACTGCAGGAGAAGATGGGTGGCATGCAACAACAGCCTCAACAACAACCTTCCAATCAATAA
- a CDS encoding methylated-DNA--[protein]-cysteine S-methyltransferase, with amino-acid sequence MKYHYHSPIGWLELVISNQVLTAIRYLDNKPDPLQTPKHSVFEQAANQLTRYFNKKDKHFTMPISTQGTAFQKTVWEELQNIPFGTTITYGELAKRLGDPNKVRAVGRANGKNPIPIIIPCHRVIGSDKKLIGYAGGIERKRFLLEHEGAILL; translated from the coding sequence ATGAAATATCACTATCACTCTCCTATCGGTTGGCTCGAGCTGGTTATTTCCAACCAGGTTCTGACTGCTATTCGGTATCTCGACAATAAACCGGATCCATTACAGACGCCTAAGCATTCCGTTTTTGAACAAGCTGCCAATCAGCTTACCAGGTACTTTAATAAGAAGGATAAGCATTTTACCATGCCTATAAGTACCCAGGGAACAGCGTTTCAAAAAACTGTTTGGGAAGAACTTCAAAATATTCCCTTCGGTACCACCATTACCTATGGAGAGCTCGCAAAACGCCTGGGAGATCCCAATAAAGTACGGGCAGTAGGAAGAGCAAATGGGAAAAATCCTATCCCTATTATCATCCCCTGTCACCGGGTTATCGGTTCTGACAAAAAATTGATTGGCTACGCCGGGGGTATCGAGCGTAAACGGTTTCTGCTCGAACATGAAGGGGCTATTTTACTATAA
- a CDS encoding amidohydrolase family protein: MSNPIKLISTFLLLMLGFSAIAYAQVQEAPDRTMGEGPFDRLIIRGAILVDGTGSPPRGPVDVVVEENKITSVQSVGYPGVSINEQQRPEADTDTYEIDAEGMYLLPGFIDMHAHTGGSAQCTPAEYVYKLWMAHGITTVREPGSFNGMDWTLRQQKRSQNNEITAPRIFPYIGFGMGHEGEITSPDEARQWVRTIADAGAEGIKFFGAPKPVYAAAIDEANKLGLGTMTHHAQTRVVYNNALESARLGLTSITHWYGIPEALFTDQTIQDYPAEYNYNNEQHRFEEAGKLWKQAAEPHSEHWNKVLDEMLELDITLNPTFTIYEASRDLSVQRRAEWHEKYTLPSLWEFYKPNRRSHGSYWINWGTEQEVNWKENYQLWFEFVNEFKNRGGRVTLGSDAGYIYKLYGFGYIQEMELFREAGFHPLEIFQSASLKAAEVLNMDDQLGTIEVGKLADMVLVDANPLKNLKVLYGTGAIQVDEDNKPTRIGGIKYTIKDGIVFDAQKMLQDVAETVKEAKAEKDYEITQPGLDY, translated from the coding sequence ATGAGTAATCCTATAAAATTAATTTCTACTTTTCTTCTTCTAATGCTGGGATTTTCTGCTATAGCATATGCCCAAGTACAGGAAGCCCCAGATCGAACGATGGGTGAAGGGCCTTTTGATCGCCTGATCATACGCGGTGCCATTTTGGTTGACGGTACAGGCTCACCACCACGCGGTCCTGTGGATGTTGTTGTGGAAGAAAACAAAATAACTTCCGTTCAATCTGTTGGATACCCCGGGGTTTCTATTAATGAACAGCAACGCCCAGAAGCAGATACCGATACCTATGAAATTGATGCGGAAGGGATGTATCTGTTGCCCGGCTTTATTGATATGCATGCCCACACGGGAGGATCAGCCCAGTGCACCCCGGCAGAATATGTCTATAAACTCTGGATGGCTCATGGTATTACTACTGTTCGCGAGCCCGGTTCTTTTAATGGGATGGATTGGACACTCCGCCAGCAGAAACGGAGTCAAAATAATGAAATAACGGCGCCGCGCATTTTCCCCTATATCGGTTTTGGGATGGGACACGAAGGTGAGATCACTTCTCCGGATGAAGCCCGGCAATGGGTTCGGACCATTGCAGATGCCGGGGCCGAAGGCATTAAGTTTTTTGGGGCACCAAAGCCAGTTTATGCTGCCGCTATCGACGAAGCCAACAAACTGGGTTTGGGAACCATGACTCACCATGCGCAAACACGTGTTGTCTATAATAACGCCCTGGAATCGGCCCGGCTTGGATTGACAAGCATCACCCATTGGTACGGCATTCCCGAGGCCTTATTTACGGATCAAACTATTCAGGATTATCCTGCAGAGTACAACTATAATAACGAGCAACACCGTTTCGAAGAAGCCGGCAAGCTATGGAAACAAGCCGCAGAGCCCCATAGCGAGCATTGGAATAAAGTGCTGGATGAAATGCTAGAGCTTGACATTACCCTCAATCCTACATTTACAATCTATGAAGCCAGCCGCGATCTCAGTGTCCAGCGCCGCGCTGAATGGCACGAAAAATACACCCTGCCCTCCCTTTGGGAATTTTATAAGCCCAATCGCAGATCTCACGGCTCATACTGGATTAACTGGGGTACTGAACAAGAAGTAAATTGGAAAGAGAACTACCAGCTCTGGTTTGAATTCGTTAATGAATTTAAAAACCGTGGAGGGAGAGTTACACTGGGATCGGATGCCGGTTATATTTACAAATTGTACGGCTTTGGCTATATACAGGAAATGGAGCTTTTCCGGGAGGCTGGTTTTCATCCCCTGGAAATTTTTCAATCGGCTTCTCTTAAGGCTGCAGAGGTGCTAAACATGGATGATCAACTGGGTACCATCGAAGTTGGCAAACTCGCCGACATGGTGTTAGTCGATGCCAACCCACTTAAAAATTTAAAAGTACTATATGGTACCGGTGCTATTCAAGTAGATGAAGACAATAAGCCCACCCGCATAGGTGGAATTAAATATACCATTAAGGACGGGATTGTTTTTGACGCCCAAAAAATGTTGCAGGATGTAGCTGAAACAGTGAAAGAGGCCAAAGCGGAAAAGGACTATGAAATCACTCAACCCGGACTGGATTATTAA